A genome region from Tenebrio molitor chromosome 4, icTenMoli1.1, whole genome shotgun sequence includes the following:
- the LOC138128199 gene encoding circadian clock-controlled protein daywake-like: protein MNFILFLLILTTGASSKSLPSNIRRCSKSDPNLNKCLDESAADAVHKLSQGNKDLGIVPLEPFVIKRVDLGNTTSGAVSIHQVYDDMKIFGMTNATVTNSDANFTGDNCYWNYQCFSPFVRMEADYTMKGQLLIFPINGHGKCTNQLYDIDAKYGAKCERFTKKNKSYLRVTDFTWDVKPKRVVFDFDNIIDGNEQLSKEVVKTLNENSEAVYADVGPAFNEVMGTVWKQTLNQVFARVPEDVLFLP, encoded by the exons ATGAATTTCATCTTGTTCCTCTTGATCCTGACAACAGGAGCTTCATCGAAAAGCTTAC CCTCAAACATCCGAAGGTGCAGCAAATCCGACCCCAACCTGAACAAATGCCTGGACGAGAGCGCCGCAGACGCCGTCCACAAACTATCCCAAGGGAACAAAGACCTGGGGATTGTCCCTTTGGAGCCCTTCGTCATCAAACGAGTCGACCTGGGCAACACCACCTCGGGGGCGGTCTCCATTCACCAGGTCTACGACGACATGAAGATCTTCGGCATGACGAACGCGACTGTGACCAACTCCGA TGCCAACTTCACGGGGGACAACTGCTACTGGAACTACCAGTGCTTCTCGCCTTTCGTACGCATGGAGGCCGACTACACCATGAAGGGCCAACTCCTCATCTTCCCCATCAACGGCCACGGCAAGTGCACCAACCAGTTGT ACGACATCGACGCCAAATACGGCGCCAAATGCGAGCGCTTCACCAAGAAGAACAAGAGTTATCTCCGCGTGACCGACTTCACGTGGGACGTCAAGCCCAAGAGGGTGGTTTTCGATTTTGACAACATCATCGACGGGAACGAACAGCTCAGCAAGGAGGTGGTCAAGACGCTCAACGAGAACTCCGAAGCGGTGTACGCGGACGTGGGGCCCGCCTTCAACGAGGTCATGGGCACGGTCTGGAAGCAAACGCTGAACCAGGTGTTCGCCAGAGTGCCGGAAGACGTGCTCTTCCTCCCGTGA
- the LOC138130011 gene encoding protein takeout-like, translating into MKNSILICSLLVAACTCAKLPSTFKKCKKDQPDVNECLSAAVDDAIRQLDKPFKQVGLPSLEPLEIPAVTIEAGTGAVGLQQNFKNVKIYGFTKPESTKFEIDLEKKTAKLEMIVPEIKILAEYDVNGKILLLPVYGEGPGTVIMKNMHGKLTFIFEEYEKKGEKHLKIIEGKLKMQPESVHFNFENLFNGDKALGDNINKVMNENWEEVFSDVKSSYEDAFGQIVTGLFNGLLAKVPISELLE; encoded by the exons ATGAAGAACTCGATCCTCATCTGTTCGCTGTTGGTGGCCGCCTGCACGTGTGCCAAATTGC CGTCGACTTTCAAAAAATGCAAGAAGGACCAGCCGGACGTGAACGAGTGCCTGTCCGCGGCCGTCGACGACGCCATCCGACAGCTGGACAAACCCTTCAAGCAGGTGGGTCTACCCTCGCTGGAACCTCTCGAGATACCGGCGGTGACGATCGAGGCCGGGACCGGCGCCGTGGGCTTGCAGcagaatttcaaaaatgttaaaatctACGGTTTCACCAAGCCGGAGTCCACCAAATTCGA AATCGACTTGGAGAAGAAGACCGCCAAGCTAGAAATGATCGTCCCCGAAATCAAAATCCTGGCCGAATACGACGTCAACGGGAAGATTCTCCTGTTGCCGGTTTACGGTGAAGGACCGGGCACAGTCATTATGA AGAACATGCACGGAAAACTGACGTTCATTTTCGAAGAATACGAGAAGAAAGGAGAAAAACACCTCAAGATCATCGAAGGAAAGTTGAAGATGCAACCCGAATCGGTCCACTTTAACTTCGAGAATCTCTTCAACGGGGACAAAGCTTTAGGGGACAACATCAATAAAGTGATGAACGAGAACTGGGAGGAGGTCTTCAGCGACGTCAAATCCAGCTACGAAGACGCTTTCGGTCAAATTGTCACCGGTTTGTTCAATGGTCTTTTGGCGAAAGTGCCGATTTCGGAACTGCTcgagtaa